In Pseudomonas sp. p1(2021b), the genomic window CCGAGCACGGCCTTGGGCCGTTCGCGGGCGATGCGCCGATCTGCGATCACGGCCGGTGTGCGCACGCCATGGGCGCCGGTACCGGGCCCAAGGGCCCGAGCCTCGGCACGCTCGGCTTCACGATCCGGCTCGGGGGTCAGGAATGCGATGCCGCTGGCACTGCGGTGGAGCACCACGCAGTCGGCCAGGTGGGCACACACCAGCTCGTCGCCTTCCAGCGCCACGGCCGCGAAGGCGGCGCGGGGCAGCTCCCAGCCGGCGATCGGCTCGCGCTGACGGTCACGTGCATAGGCCCGGGCCAAGTCGTCGAACACCTGCTCGCACACCGACTGCAAGGGGCCCGTCGCCATGGCGAAGGCGCGCTGGGCCGATGCGGCGAGCCAGGCCGCGCCGCCGCGCTCGCCCAGCAGGCCTGGAGGACCAAGGTCGGTCGCTCCGTCGATGACCCAGGCGTGGCGGTCGGCGCAGCCGATACGATCATCGTTGGGCACGTCGGCCTTGCCGGCCAGGCTCAGGCTTTGAATCAGATCGAAATGCATGGTCCCTCGAACGTCTCGTGGTAGGAAAAAATGCATACGACACGGACCAACGGTCCGAGGTTCGCTCGTCAGCCCAGGCCCAGGGGCTAGACTGCATCTGTCCAACATAATGGTGGAGAACGTCCATGACCGCCAAGAACACGATCTGCCTCTGGTTCGATGACGATGCGCTGGAGGCAGCGACTTTTTATGCAAGCACCTTTCCCAACAGCGCGGTCGGTGCTGTGCACCACGCGCCGGGCGACTACCCGTCAGGCAAGGCAGGCGATGTGATCACCGTGGAGTTCACGGTCGCCGGTATCCCCTGTGTCGGGCTCAATGGCGGAAAGACCTTCACCCACAGCGAAGCCTTTTCCTTCCAGATCTGCACCGAGGACCAGGCCGAGACCGACCGCCTGTGGCATGCAATCGTCGGCAACGGTGGCCAGGAAAGTGTCTGCGGTTGGTGCAAGGACAAGTGGGGCATCTCCTGGCAGATCTCCCCACGTGTGCTGCTCGAAGCCATGGATAACCCCGACCGGGCGGCGGCCAGGCGGGCCTTCGAGGCCATGATGCAGATGGGCAAGATCGACGTGGCCCGCATCGAGGCGGCACTCAAGGGCACGGCATAGCCGACAGCGAACGGAGTATTGGCACGCAAGAAATCACCGGCTCCAGTGTTTAAGGCATTTCGTCAGCCAGTCGGGAAATCGACTGAGCGCAGCCAGGGGTACCTCGCGTCGTACATGAACACAGACTCAGCTGTGTGAAACTGACATGAGGTGAAAATCATGGCTAGCAATCAAGACGACCGTAAGAACCAAGGTGGCAGCGCACAGAACAACCCAGGCAATTTCGCCAATGACCGGGAGAAGGCGTCCGAAGCTGGCCGCAAGGGCGGCCAGGCGTCCGGTGGCAACTTCGCCAACGATCCGGAACGCGCAGCCGAAGCCGGCCACAAGGGGGGGCAGGTGTCTGGCGGTAACTTCAAGAACGACCCTGAGCGTGCCGCCGAGGCGGGCCACAAGGGTGGCCAGGTATCCGGTGGCAATTTCAAGAACGACCCCGAACGGGCCTCCGAGGCCGGTCGCAAAGGGGGGCAGGCTTCCGGTGGCAACTTCGCCAATGACCGTGAGCGTGCCTCCGAGGCCGGCCGCGTCGGTGGTCAGCACAGCCATGGCGGTGGTCGCAAGAGCGACGATGACAACCGCTGACCTGTGTTGAACCTTGCCAGGGCGCACCCGCGCCCTGGCTGCCTGACGAGGGATTGCCAATGTTCATGCACAACAAGCGACTGCAATATACGGTGCGCGTGGCGCAGCCCAACCCTGGCCTGGCCAACCTGCTGCTCGAGCAGTTTGGTGGCCCGCAGGGGGAACTGGCTGCTGCCATGCGTTATTTCACCCAGGCCGTCAGCGAGGATGACCCAGGGCGCAAGGACATGCTGTTCGACATCGCTACCGAGGAACTGAGCCACCTGGAGGTGATCGGTTCGATCGTGGTGATGCTCAACAAAGGGGCCAAGGGGCGCCTGGCCGAAGGCATCGAGCAGGAGGGCGAGCTGTACCGATCGCTGACCGGTGCCGGCAATGACTCCCATGTCACCAGCCTGTTGTATGGCGCTGGCGCGCCCCTGGTCAATTCCGGTGGCGTGCCCTGGAGCGCGGCCTACATCGACACCATTGGCGAGCCGACCGCGGACCTGCGTTCGAACATCGCCGCCGAAGCACGCGCCAAGATCGTCTACGAGCGGCTGATCAACCTGACCGACGACCCAGGTATCAAGGACGCGCTGGGCTTTCTGATGAGCCGCGAGATTGCTCACCAGCGTTCGTTCGAAAAGGCCTTGCACGCCGTCCAGCCCAACTTCCCGCAGGGCAAGTTGCCCGGCGATCCTGAGTTCAACAGAACCTTCTTCAATCTGTCCCAGGGGGGCGAAGTACGGGGCGCCTGGAATGAAGGCCAGGACTGGGTCTATGTCGATGAGCCGCAACCGGCGGTCGACGGTGGCGATGGCAGCGCCTCGGTGCAGCTCGACGAAGCCTCGGCTTCGGCGCTGGAGGCATTCAAGGCCAGGACCGCCTCCGATCCTAACGCCCAGCCACTGACCGCGGCAGAGCTTGGGCGGGTCAATGGCGATGATGAATAGGCCATTGGCAGTCCGATCGCCATGGCGGCAACGCATTCGGGGCCGTGCTGCGGCCCCGTCTCGATAGTTGCCACTGGCCGGGAGGGGCTGGAGTGTCTGTTCGGCGGCCAACGGTCAAGCGGATTGAACCCCGCTTCATGGGCATGACTCCACCTAAGGCAAACCGTGTTTTCGAGCAACTGACGAGGTGCTGAATGAACGCAATCGAACTGTTGACCCATGACCATGAAACCGTGAAGAAGCTGCTCGCCGACCTGTCGGCGACCACCGAGCGCGCGGTGAAGAAGCGCAGTGAGCTGCTGGCGCGGCTGGAGCAGGAGCTGCAGATCCATACCACCATCGAAGAAGAGATCTTCTACCCCGCCCTCAGGAAAGTGGGCGGCAAGGAAGACGAGAAAATGTACTACGAGGCCAAGGAGGAGCACCGCACCGTCGATTCGCTGGTGCTGCCCGACCTGCTGCAGACCCAGCCCGACACGGTGGAGTTCGCCGGCCGGGTCAAGGTCCTCAAGGAGCTGCTCGAGCACCACATCGAGGAAGAAGAGAGCGAGATGTTCCCGCGGGCGCAGGAACTGTTCGACGAGGCCGCCCTCGACGAGCTTGGCCAGGCCATGCAGGCACAGAAAAAACTGCTCAAGGGCGAGCGCCGCGCCGCCTGACCTTGTATCCACGGTCGGCATCGCCCGGCCGTGGACTCCCTGCCGTGAATCTGCCGAGGTAACCGACCATGGCCCAGCACCTGTTTCTGATCAGCTACATCCTCGACAACCAGCCGGGCACCTGCGAAATGCGCAGCGATGACGAAACCGTCAGCGACGAGCAGGCGCGTAGCTACCTGCAAGGATTGCATCGGGCGGAGACGTCGTCGTTCACCGACGTCCAGGTCCAGCGCCTGGAGCATGACCATGAACCGGACACCTCGCCTGCACACTATCAGCAACCCTGAACCTTGCCGGGGCCGCTTTGCGGCCCATCGCGGGACAAGCCCGCTCCTACAGGGACCTCGCTCACTCATGGGCAACGGTGATCTTGTGGGAGCGGGCTTGTCCCACGATCAAGGGCGAAGCCCTTGCCATGCGATCATATTTTCAACCACAGCGCAGACCTCGAAATCACC contains:
- a CDS encoding protein phosphatase 2C domain-containing protein; translation: MHFDLIQSLSLAGKADVPNDDRIGCADRHAWVIDGATDLGPPGLLGERGGAAWLAASAQRAFAMATGPLQSVCEQVFDDLARAYARDRQREPIAGWELPRAAFAAVALEGDELVCAHLADCVVLHRSASGIAFLTPEPDREAERAEARALGPGTGAHGVRTPAVIADRRIARERPKAVLGVDAPLAKAGTRYTRAPVARGDDLVLMSDGFAALFDTYDACTPDTFMARLLDQGLDALAQVLRRIEHEDAACLRYPRFKMSDDASALWLRVG
- a CDS encoding VOC family protein produces the protein MTAKNTICLWFDDDALEAATFYASTFPNSAVGAVHHAPGDYPSGKAGDVITVEFTVAGIPCVGLNGGKTFTHSEAFSFQICTEDQAETDRLWHAIVGNGGQESVCGWCKDKWGISWQISPRVLLEAMDNPDRAAARRAFEAMMQMGKIDVARIEAALKGTA
- a CDS encoding general stress protein, producing the protein MASNQDDRKNQGGSAQNNPGNFANDREKASEAGRKGGQASGGNFANDPERAAEAGHKGGQVSGGNFKNDPERAAEAGHKGGQVSGGNFKNDPERASEAGRKGGQASGGNFANDRERASEAGRVGGQHSHGGGRKSDDDNR
- a CDS encoding manganese catalase family protein; this translates as MFMHNKRLQYTVRVAQPNPGLANLLLEQFGGPQGELAAAMRYFTQAVSEDDPGRKDMLFDIATEELSHLEVIGSIVVMLNKGAKGRLAEGIEQEGELYRSLTGAGNDSHVTSLLYGAGAPLVNSGGVPWSAAYIDTIGEPTADLRSNIAAEARAKIVYERLINLTDDPGIKDALGFLMSREIAHQRSFEKALHAVQPNFPQGKLPGDPEFNRTFFNLSQGGEVRGAWNEGQDWVYVDEPQPAVDGGDGSASVQLDEASASALEAFKARTASDPNAQPLTAAELGRVNGDDE
- a CDS encoding hemerythrin domain-containing protein; its protein translation is MNAIELLTHDHETVKKLLADLSATTERAVKKRSELLARLEQELQIHTTIEEEIFYPALRKVGGKEDEKMYYEAKEEHRTVDSLVLPDLLQTQPDTVEFAGRVKVLKELLEHHIEEEESEMFPRAQELFDEAALDELGQAMQAQKKLLKGERRAA